In Lineus longissimus chromosome 9, tnLinLong1.2, whole genome shotgun sequence, one genomic interval encodes:
- the LOC135493330 gene encoding neuronal membrane glycoprotein M6-a-like isoform X3, whose translation MGCAECMNKTPYASVIAMIMVCIGAGVFCGTFYEAIELTAQRIFYDMLELESHAEWLGYMKIIGIIIAVVMVGLAVIFFIFGYLATGATRKNVYTGARCIMGGRVSAIFFMVLAYTMNVCWTILSGVLVIPIMAYMMVRSICAEEVYEKILERPQYPDNVKYCLQLAQFGVYHNTTIYPGTKNTFCDEDMRTLCRYIEIAGPWFIVAYGGVIIMCLGLCQFLIVLASNYTKIKMSKEMTEYRNAIDGSGVHELDNIMGSSNKKMGY comes from the exons ATGG GGTGCGCAGAGTGTATGAACAAGACGCCCTATGCCTCTGTGATCGCCATGATCATGGTGTGCATCGGGGCTGGGGTATTCTGTGGTACATTCTACGAGGCCATCGAACTCACTGCCCAGAGGATTTTTTATGATATGCTGGAGCTGGAAAGTCATGCAGAATG GCTTGGATATATGAAAATCATTGGCATCATTATTGCTGTGGTGATGGTTGGCCTGGCCGTCATCTTCTTCATATTTGGTTACCTAGCAACCGGAGCAACAAGGAAAAATGTGTACACTGGAGCCAGGTGCATTATGGGAGGAAGAGTTTCAGCAATTTTT TTCATGGTGTTAGCATATACGATGAATGTGTGCTGGACGATTCTCTCCGGTGTCTTGGTTATCCCCATCATGGCTTACATGATGGTGCGGTCGATCTGTGCAGAAGAAGTATATGAGAAAATATTAGAACGGCCACAGTATCCTGACAATGTCAAATACTGTCTTCAATTGGCACAATTTG GTGTGTACCACAACACGACGATATACCCAGGAACGAAAAATACGTTCTGTGATGAGGACATGAGAACTCTGTGTCGTTAT ATCGAGATCGCAGGACCATGGTTCATCGTTGCATATGGTGGCGTCATTATCATGTGTCTTGGTTTG TGCCAATTCTTGATTGTTTTGGCGTCGAATTACACGAAAATCAAGATGTCGAAAGAAATGACAGAATATCGGAACGCTATCGACGGATCGGGTGTTCATGAGCTCGATAATATAATGGGTAGCTCGAACAAGAAAATGGGATACTAA
- the LOC135493330 gene encoding neuronal membrane glycoprotein M6-a-like isoform X2: MASNTSGRYEPVRRDIDISRTDGTKKMGCAECMNKTPYASVIAMIMVCIGAGVFCGTFYEAIELTAQRIFYDMLELESHAEWLGYMKIIGIIIAVVMVGLAVIFFIFGYLATGATRKNVYTGARCIMGGRVSAIFFMVLAYTMNVCWTILSGVLVIPIMAYMMVRSICAEEVYEKILERPQYPDNVKYCLQLAQFGVYHNTTIYPGTKNTFCDEDMRTLCRYIEIAGPWFIVAYGGVIIMCLGLVHFMIAIMADYRDLQWLRNPPPGAEELQEFPSTHVLT, from the exons ATGGCGTCTAATACCAGTGGTCGTTACGAGCCAGTACGACGTGATATTGATATTAGCCGAACTGATGGAACCAAGAAAATGG GGTGCGCAGAGTGTATGAACAAGACGCCCTATGCCTCTGTGATCGCCATGATCATGGTGTGCATCGGGGCTGGGGTATTCTGTGGTACATTCTACGAGGCCATCGAACTCACTGCCCAGAGGATTTTTTATGATATGCTGGAGCTGGAAAGTCATGCAGAATG GCTTGGATATATGAAAATCATTGGCATCATTATTGCTGTGGTGATGGTTGGCCTGGCCGTCATCTTCTTCATATTTGGTTACCTAGCAACCGGAGCAACAAGGAAAAATGTGTACACTGGAGCCAGGTGCATTATGGGAGGAAGAGTTTCAGCAATTTTT TTCATGGTGTTAGCATATACGATGAATGTGTGCTGGACGATTCTCTCCGGTGTCTTGGTTATCCCCATCATGGCTTACATGATGGTGCGGTCGATCTGTGCAGAAGAAGTATATGAGAAAATATTAGAACGGCCACAGTATCCTGACAATGTCAAATACTGTCTTCAATTGGCACAATTTG GTGTGTACCACAACACGACGATATACCCAGGAACGAAAAATACGTTCTGTGATGAGGACATGAGAACTCTGTGTCGTTAT ATCGAGATCGCAGGACCATGGTTCATCGTTGCATATGGTGGCGTCATTATCATGTGTCTTGGTTTG GTTCATTTTATGATCGCCATAATGGCTGACTATAGGGATCTCCAGTGGTTACGAAATCCACCACCAGGTGCTGAGGAACTTCAAGAATTCCCCTCAACCCACGTCTTGACTTAA
- the LOC135493330 gene encoding neuronal membrane glycoprotein M6-a-like isoform X1, which produces MASNTSGRYEPVRRDIDISRTDGTKKMGCAECMNKTPYASVIAMIMVCIGAGVFCGTFYEAIELTAQRIFYDMLELESHAEWLGYMKIIGIIIAVVMVGLAVIFFIFGYLATGATRKNVYTGARCIMGGRVSAIFFMVLAYTMNVCWTILSGVLVIPIMAYMMVRSICAEEVYEKILERPQYPDNVKYCLQLAQFGVYHNTTIYPGTKNTFCDEDMRTLCRYIEIAGPWFIVAYGGVIIMCLGLCQFLIVLASNYTKIKMSKEMTEYRNAIDGSGVHELDNIMGSSNKKMGY; this is translated from the exons ATGGCGTCTAATACCAGTGGTCGTTACGAGCCAGTACGACGTGATATTGATATTAGCCGAACTGATGGAACCAAGAAAATGG GGTGCGCAGAGTGTATGAACAAGACGCCCTATGCCTCTGTGATCGCCATGATCATGGTGTGCATCGGGGCTGGGGTATTCTGTGGTACATTCTACGAGGCCATCGAACTCACTGCCCAGAGGATTTTTTATGATATGCTGGAGCTGGAAAGTCATGCAGAATG GCTTGGATATATGAAAATCATTGGCATCATTATTGCTGTGGTGATGGTTGGCCTGGCCGTCATCTTCTTCATATTTGGTTACCTAGCAACCGGAGCAACAAGGAAAAATGTGTACACTGGAGCCAGGTGCATTATGGGAGGAAGAGTTTCAGCAATTTTT TTCATGGTGTTAGCATATACGATGAATGTGTGCTGGACGATTCTCTCCGGTGTCTTGGTTATCCCCATCATGGCTTACATGATGGTGCGGTCGATCTGTGCAGAAGAAGTATATGAGAAAATATTAGAACGGCCACAGTATCCTGACAATGTCAAATACTGTCTTCAATTGGCACAATTTG GTGTGTACCACAACACGACGATATACCCAGGAACGAAAAATACGTTCTGTGATGAGGACATGAGAACTCTGTGTCGTTAT ATCGAGATCGCAGGACCATGGTTCATCGTTGCATATGGTGGCGTCATTATCATGTGTCTTGGTTTG TGCCAATTCTTGATTGTTTTGGCGTCGAATTACACGAAAATCAAGATGTCGAAAGAAATGACAGAATATCGGAACGCTATCGACGGATCGGGTGTTCATGAGCTCGATAATATAATGGGTAGCTCGAACAAGAAAATGGGATACTAA